TCGATGAAAATGTTGTCGGGCTTGAGATCCCGGTGAATAATACCATGACCATGGATGTGGCTCAGTCCGTCGAGGATTTGGCGAAACAAACGCCACGTTCTGTCGACATCATCGTATAGACCATTCTTGATCAAGTCACGAAGAGTCTTTCCAGAGGTCAGCTTAATGAGAATATATAAGCGATAGTGAACATGGACAAACTTACGTGCTTCTCGCAATACTCCATCTGAATATACAGCGTAGTGGAAACAGGCCTGCCTTGCGAGCCAGATCTCACTCGGCTGAGTTCCTTGCCGGTTTCACTTCCAGTACCATAAGTTTCGGGTGTTTGTCCATTATCACGGCTGGATAGCGTCccatcattttcttcctcgctaTCCGAGCCAAACTCAATCTTGGGATACCCACTGGAGCTGATAAAATCTAGCCCGCCTGTGCTGTACCCGTATCCTTGCGAGTCTTGAGAGCCTTCGGAGCCTTGGCTAGCGAAAGGATCACCCTCTGTGGATGACACAGCTTCCTCATCTACAAAGTCGTAATCCTCTTCAATCCATGCAGTGTAATAACGCACTACGTAGGGATGATTCAGACGTGATAGTAGCATAATCTCAGACAGTGTGTCCTTAAGCGCAGCGGCGGATCTTTGAGTAATTTTCTTGACTGCATACAGACGGCCATCAAGTTTATTTCTCGCTTTGACCACCATACCGAAACCGCCTTTACCCAAGCGACCTGCCTCATCAAAGTCTTGGTAATACCGTGAAAATGCCGGCAAGCCTCCAAACGAATCGAAGCGAGGACGTCTCGGCAGTGATATGGAGTTTGAGGTGCTTGAGTGAGACACCAAAGGTGCGTCAACACGGAAGAACTCAGATGGCTGGAGCTGGAAGGCTGTCGGTCTCTTTTTTGGATCCGTTCTGAAGAATTCGTTAAGTAAATCTTGCAGTGGAGCAGACAAGCCTAGCGTTCCCATCAATGCGTTCGCTGAAGTGTAACGCTGTAGTACATCCTTACCGAATCCCATCTGGAGAAACACTATACCCAAGTCCCACACATCTGTCTTCATGGTCGGCGAGGTATTCCCTTGTGTCGACTCGGGAGGCAGCCAAAGTGGTGATTTGGAAGCTTCCAATGATTGTCTGCTGTCGGCAGAATCAGGGAGGGCATTTTCAATGCTCGCTTGCAGTTTCACAATAGTGCCACCGGTCTGGTTTCTCAATATCATGATGCGCCCGCAATGGATATCCCCGTGGACAAAACCGCTCCGGTGATAGAACTCGAGCGCTTCAAGAAGTTGGATCGTCCAGCTTCGCAGAGTTTCCACGGGTACAGACCCCACGATATCCAGGAACTCGGACAGCGACCCCTTGTTTGCATgctcgagaagaagataaactCTCCAAGCGTTGTCCTGAGGACTGGCAGGTTCGAGGGGCCGGTAAATCTTAAACCCAACAAAATCTAGTAGATTTGGATGTCGTAGCCGTTTTAAAGCTTCCAATTTATCCTCGCTGCTACGCATTTTCTCTCTGAAAGCAAGTGGAGATAGCTGCGTTTCATCGATCGAATATTCCTTTAAAATCAGGAGAGGAGCATGGCACCTATTCTCAGTGACCACTGGTCTCACGGCATACGTATTTTTTCCCTGGGCACTCTTGAGAAGCGTCTTCCCATAGACCGCGCGGAAAACCAATGGCCCTTCGTCGCTGTCGGCCATAACGAGGGGCGGGTCGAAGGAGATTGCACCTGGGATATTCTCCCCAGCGTCAATGTCGCTGCCTGTGTCTATGCCAGAGGTTCGACTCTTGCGTCGTAATAGTCGGGCTTTCGTTCTCTCTCTAATTTTATCCTCCAATAGCTGTTGCAGTGCTCGTTCCTCTTCCGCAGTGGCGGCCTCTTGTTTCTGAAGCTCTTCTTGCCGTTCTAGTTCAGCGCGCTGATTGGCGGCAGCTTCCTGTTCCATGCGCTCCTCCTCTAGGCTGGGCAGGTCTTTATTTTGAGCTTTAGCTTCTGCCACATCCTCTAAAACATCTTGTATAGAAACGGCAATCTCGTAGATCATCTCAGATCCCACGAGGGATTTCGGTTTGGTCCGTATGATGTCATCAATCCTCGATCGAGCCCCCTGTCGGAGATCATCCAAGTTCTCCAGGAAAAGGTTCGGATAGGTTTTGGGATAGGTAGTCGGCAGTTCAACTAGCAAATCAAGACGGACCTCCGGATTAGACGAAGCGCGCAAGTGGAGTTTGAACACCACATCTGACGATTGCTAAGATCGGAAATCGCAATTAACTACAGTGAACAAGAAGAGCGGCgagggaaaacaagacaTACCTGCCAGGCAGATCGCTTAtgttcaacttcttcaaaaTCGTCACCGTAGATTGAGCGGAGCGCTTCAATCTCATTCCGGTGAATTTCTTCGTAATTGGTCGGGGCCACTACCGGCAGGGCGAGCGAAGGGGCATCCGGGGGGAATTGACGTTTCTTCTCCGCCCGGGGAGAGCCGTTCTTGTGGGCATTGCTGGaagttttcttctgcttgtgAGGCATAGCGGGGCGTCGGGCGGTGTGAGATAAAGTATTGCACCCAGGTCGAGATGAATCTTTGCCACGCGATAGCTGTGACAAAGTTGCAGCCGAAGCTGCAGCCCTCTATGCTTCAATAAGGAACATATTCAGACTGATCAGGTACCAAtgtaaaagaaagagggcGGGAAAGGTACAAGTGAGAGTTGGTGACTATaactaatttaaaattagtGGGGGTGATTTAATGGGAAGAACCAAATGACGGACGGGAAATTGGGAGTAAAAGAGCGGTAACTATAGGACGAGCTAAACTGCCTTAAGGCTCGCACCGTTGTTTTTCCGCTGACCGCCTTTGGGTCGTTAGCGTCCCCGCCGAGCATCGTAAACAAAGCACAGCGTTCCACGTCAATCCCGCGGCTTGTCGTGACCTCTGATAAGACGCCAATGGTGTCCGCCCCTGCAATGCGACCCTCGATCTCGTTAGTAATTTGATTCACCTTGTCCTGCAGGCGCGATGTTGGAGTGGATCACTGGGCAGAACGAGCAGTTTGCAGGTGCGTGTCTCTCGCTGGCCGCATGAAGCTTGGGCACGCGCCCCATCGTCGGTCCAATAGCGGACTTGCGATCTTCCCCCCCAACGCAAAATCATACGGCTGTCGCGCTGACTTGTTTATTCCTTGTTTATCTCCATAGACAACTCAAAGGTGTTGGAACCTCCTGAAACGCCTGCACCTGTGTTCGCTATTCGCGCTTTCAAGAGCGCCTTGTTTGGCACCCCTGGGGCTGATGACGAGGATCAAATGGAGCGGGAACCGAATCCGAAGAATCTGACAGCCAATCAGTCGTCCCGCGCGAGCCTGTCGCTGAAGCCCACTATTGGGAACACGAGCGATGCTCCCATAGCCACGAAAGCCGACGTCGATATGGCTGTGAATGCAATGGCCTCCCCCACTAAGAGCATTCTTGTCACCCCTGGCACTGCATCAAACAGACGTAAGACGGTTTCATTCGGCGACGGTGTTGTCGACAATGAGCGCAAGCGAGGAGAATCGCCTAACAAGTCATCAAGAACTCCATTGACTAGCCAGTGGTCTATCAACTCTTCAGATGGGAAGGCCAAACCGCGTAGCAAGTTAACACAGGCACTGATGGACTCACGCGATAAGTCTCCCAAAGAGTCGGATGCATCACAAACCCCTCAGTCCACCGAAGCGAGGCCGGTGGCACAGTCGGCGTCGTCAACGGAAGATGACACCGGCGACGACACTATCAACCTGAACGAACCTCGGTCTCAGTCTGGAAAATACTGGAAAGCCGAGTTTGATAGCTATAGGACCAAAACCACGCAAGAAATAAGGAAACTTATTCAGTATCGCTCAGCCGCGAAAGCGTACGCCAgaaagaaggatgaagaagccctACGGTTAGCCGAGAAactcaaggaggaagaagtgAAGGTTTCTGAGATGGAACGTCACGTTACTCAACTCGCGTCGACAATGGTTGGAGAGAATTCGAAAGCGGACAAGGAGCAGTTGGTCCAGGAACTCACCAAGCAAACCGCGCTGGCTTTGCAGTATAAACACCGAGTTGGCTTATTGCGCAAGCTCCTAGAACAGCACGGTGTTGTTAATAATGACGTAGAGCATATCGCAGGATCTTCCGAGACCACGAATGACACTCCTGGGGATACAGCTGAAGAGCTGCACAAGGCCCAGCAGGCACTGGGCGAGGCAAACACTAAGCTTGAGGAGATGAAGCGCGAACAATCCGAATTCGCCAAGCTCAAGGACTTGGCCCAAAGCTCAGAACAGAAGGCCTCAAAccttgagaaggagaacgCAACACTGAAACAAACTCTCGCCCGCGTTAAACAAGAAATGACCAAGTACGAAGGACGacgcaaagaaaaggaagcaaAACTGAAGCAGAGAGAAGCCAAATTAGAGTTACGGGTCCAGGAATACAGAGAGCGTCTGAAATCGACGTCGCAACAACATCGTGAGCAGGAAGAAGGTCTCAGGGAGTCGTTCAATGATGAGCGCCGCCGCATGCAGGACCAGATTGATCTCTTGAAGTTGAAATTGACTACTTTTGAGCGCCTTCCTGAACTCCGATCGCGGACTCGCCACTCAGACAAGGGCTATGCCGGGGTCCAGGTGTATGATTTTGTACACGACAGCCCTCAGAAGGAGCAAAGCGATGAGACCCAGGACATCGACGAACCTCCAAGCCCAAGCCCACGTGCAAAGGATCGGCGCTCGCACACCACAAGAACGGTACTCGGCGAGCTGGATATTAAGCGGGCTTCCAAAGCCCTAGGCCTGGAAACAGAGGATCACAGTGAGCAACTGGCATACTTAGACGATACCCCCTATaaaccaaaagaaaaccaCCTTCTGGAAGGCGATGGTATCCCGCCGTCCTCACCCCCTGATTACCCACCACTCGAACCACCCACCCGACGCACCTCTAGACAGAAATACAACTCAGAGAGCTACCGCTCATACGTCCCAACCCATTCAACCATAACATCCCTCGCCCATCACCTCGCAACCCGCGAAGACAGCAAACAAATCCGCACCGAACGACTGCGGGCTCGCCGCTCCCCCTCAAAATACAGCCTAGACGCCATAACAGGCCTGCCGCAAACCTATCATCTCCCCGATCGAACCAAAAGGCGACAAAGTCTCGCGTCCGTCCAACGGGACTCCATCCCCGTAGACCGAATGTTAGCCGCCCAAGCGCGCCTGAAGCGCAAGCAAGACAGCCGCAAGACCAGacaagaggggaaagaaaacatgaTCAGGGCCTAATGGGCcatatcttttcttttgttattttccACCTGAATCGGCAATCACCTAATGTAATATTTGGATTTTGAGGAGGGTAATTCACTcatttttctgtttttcctGGCGCGCGGAGGGGAGCAATTGTGGGTATAGGCGCTCTCGTCGTTTGGAATCTGATGTATCCATTTCCCTGTTTCTCTACGgttctcttttttcccctcgCCCACCTGGGATAATCGCTTTCACTTTTGTTCTTGTCCGATACGTCATGCAAGTGACAAGTCCAGCACCTCTCTATGCCTGGAATATACCCTACATTGAACATGCTACCCCTGTTCACTTCTATTTTGTCCTTATCATTCACTTAACTTGACCCACGAGTCCTGAGACTTGTTGAAGTACGCTAATTACCCGACTGCAAAGTCCACCAATACACATTAACTGGATATTCCATTCCAATGAATACATCATCTATCTGTATATTCTGTCCGTATCTATATGTCCATCTATACATCTGGTGCTCCAAGAATCTGAACCCTGTCTCTGCATATTGTAGACAAGTAATCAGCTTAAGCCTTCCCGTCAGAGAAGGACACAACAGCCCACTTTCCACTCCAAGCCCATTTCCGGGCCTCGGAGCCCCCGCCATTAGGCAGTTGGCGGAGTCTCTCGTCTTCACCTGCTGGCAGTCCGACAACGACATCCGCTTTGCAGGTCCGGAAAGCGAGGACACGAACGCCAGACTTAGGGCCCATTGGGCCGATGGCAGTCGTGAAAGGTGTTGTGGGGTCCCAGGTAGCCTAGGAAGCAACATGTTAATGTATGCGAGGGCTCAGGGAAGAGTGAGGGGTCACTTACATCACTGGTCAGCTTGCGATAGTTGAGGTCACCCTTGAAGAGGACGAGCTCGCTCTGTTGCAGGTCCTCAAAGAGATCCTTTGCTGTGTTGGGCATGCGCCAGTAGCTTCCGGGGGAGGTCCAGAAAGCGTGTGGGCGGATGACCAGCTTGCCATCTGCGTGGAGCCGGGACCATTGTTCGAAGAGGAAGTTTACCTCTGACAGCTCCTTATCGGAGAGAGGGGAATGTTCCTTGCCCGACTCATCGGCGGCAGTGTAGAATGATTGCGGGTCGGCGAGCGCGCTGATAAGGTCCCTGAAGTCCGGGGGTGTAACATCCGATACGAACCAAGGGATCAGCTTAGGGTGCAGTACAACTGTCGTAGCCAAGCCGGCAGAGAGAAGGTATCCGGCAAGGATAAGGTCAACGAACAGCTCGAAACCGGAGTTATCGAGAACAATGTCTACACGACGCTCCccggtcttcttctccttgcgGGCCTTATTGAGCACCTCAAACGCGGCGTCCAAATCGTTGACGAGAATGTTCTTCTCCGCGGCCTTGCGCGCCTGCGAGCCCTGCAGTTTCTGAATATCCTCGTAGGTAAGAGAGGTTAAGAGGGACAGATCGGTGGCATTACCCCACAGACAGATCTCACACATCTCAGAGAAGAGTATACGCTCAGCCTGTTCGACCTGCTCCGGGGTCTTGCCGTCAGCCTGGCCCTTCTCCGCCTCCTGAGCGATTTCCTTGTATCTGGCGGCTAACTCCAGAACTGCCGGACGGGACGATTTGAAAGTTGACATCTTCTGGCGGGCAAATACATCGTATCCTTTCCAGTGTGTGGACAAGGCGAAGTAGGCACTGATGCGCCTGTCTATCCTCCGTTAACACGTCTATTCGCCATCTGTATTGCTCCAAGCAGATGTCGAACATACAAAGATAGCATTCAGAGTATAGCCATGCAACATCGTGCCATTTGGGGTTTCCTCGTTGCTCCAACTCCTTGTTATATTCTTCGATACCCGGCTGACCGTCGTCGGGTAGGGGGCTATGCGGACGCAATAGTTAGTGACTTCCTTGCCATAACCTGCGTCAAAATCCGCGTAAATTACTCACGTCAGTTGTCTGTTATGTTGCAATTCATATTTGAGCGCTGCGAGTTTCTCAATGATACCCTTTCCCTCCTTGcgcttttcttcgtcggatACATCACCAACAGTGCGGTGGAGGTCGTCAATAGCACCAGTCTATAGGGATACAGATGTTTAGCATGGATCAGACAAACAAAAGCATAGACGGCCAGAACACTCACGATAATCACGGGCCAGCGTTCAAGAGCAGAGGTCAAGGCGAAGCTGGATTTGTCGGAAGTAAGGTATTGCGCTGTTAACCAAGACCGGCAGAGAGGTGGGGTTAGTTTTGGGTGTTGATTTGTCGTATTATCTGACAATGAAGACACATACGGGTCTTGGGATCGAACTCCATCTTTTGCTGACTGTTGAACAGTGTTATTACACCGTTCAGTTAATTAAGATGatgaggggagagaaaaggtgGGAACGAGCAGAAGGGGACAGAATTAAGGTGGGGAAGCAGAAGAATCAATGTTGGAGTCAATCGCGGGGTCTTTCTATTCTAGCAAAGCGGTCGGATTTCCGAAACCGACAACTCCGACGAGAAGAAACGCTCTCAAGGTCTAATCTATACCCATTGGATAATGCAATCAAAGTCGCTAACTAGCCATCACATTCATATCAATGGCcatggaagaaaagccaaatATCTTACTGCCCAATCCAACGTCCTCATACCTGCACATGGTTATTCGTTCACAAATCATTGTTCCGCTATGCAAGAAGTTCAAATCATCATTCAATAGATACAGTATTTGGTATCTGAGAGATATCTGTCGTTATTTCAGTCTGCAGGTATAACCAAAGAGACCCAACGCTCATTCCAGAACCGAACCTCTATGACCGGTCAAGAAGACCACTCTTCTCTGTCCACCCATAAACGCCGTCCCATGCAGATGTAAATCATCTCACATCATGGACATGATCGAGTTTTGTGCATAAGCCTAGAAAGAAACATGTCAGTCTCCTGCATTGCTtaaagaagaacagagtAACGAGTAGacaaataaaaagaaagaaagaaaaagacaagagTAAAACTCACCATAGGCTTGATATCAGGGTGAGGCACAGCTTCAAAAACTTGGAAGTCCAGCTTAAGCTCTGGCCCAACGTTGATGAAGGCTCCCTTGTTCTCGGTGGTGTCGCAGTACTTGGGAGCAGAGAAGACGGTGATGCACCTTCCATCATGCTCGACTTCGTAACCCTCCATACGGACTTCGTGAGAGCGAATGATGGCTTCCAGTCCATTCTTCTCGCAGAATCTCTTGGTAACATCCGGACCAAACTGGAGACCAACTCCTCGCTTGCTGGGTCCGCGACCGGGCTCCGTCTGGGGATCAGTCCAGagcatctccatcatcagaCCTTGCTGCCCGGGCTGGCGCTGGTTGTGGCGGTCCAGTTTCCGGATGTCATCCAGGGATGTGTTGTCGTCAGAGAAGAGACCACCGTGGAGAACAAGATACTTGTTGCCGATTAATGTAGCCAAGGGCAGAGCAGAGAAGGACTCCGAGAACACCTTGAACATCCTCTCGTTGTACTTCGCCTTGCACTCGCCCTCGAATCCATAAACCTTGTTCATATCGTCCGTCTCGTGGTTTCCACggttgaggaagatgccATTCGGTCGCAGCCACTTGTATGCATAGAGAAGCAAGGCAATCTCAGTAGACCAAGAGCCGCGATCCACGAAGTCGCCGTTGAAAAGGTATGCGTGCTTTTCGCTCGGGTATCCGTTCAACCGGAAGATCTCCAGCAGATCGAAGAATTGTCCTGTCGCAACGTGTCAGTGAACAGCTAAAGGGGAAGGCCGGtgtgaaaagaaaggaacaaagcGCGAATGAAACATACCATGCGTGTCACCGCAGACTGTCAACTTAGTACCCTGGTCCACACCAATCTCGACCATGGTTGGTTCCGCATACACGATGTCCTTGACAGCCTTGACGATCTGGAAGGCATACTTGCGATGAATTTTCTTGCCGTTCTTGAACCGCTCGATCATATCATCGATGAACTCTTGCgtcatttccttctccaatcGCACACCATCATAGCTGTCGTCAACTGCTATGGCGTCGATATCTAAGTCCTCGAAGGCTGACGGCGGGTCACCCACTTCAATGGCCTTCTCAAATTCCATCCGGCGCACAAGCTTCTCGCAGTCTGCCAGTTTTACCTTCGCATCGCGGTTATTGGGCTCTCTCTTTGCAACGACTTTGAAGTCTCTAAGGGCATCTTTGTAGTTGAGGATGGCGGTGTTGGCTAGGGCTCGCCTCCAGTAGGCCTAGATTGAGTTAGTCAGTTGACAAGACGcttctttctgtttcctcTTCGAAAGTACGCAAGTAGTCTCAGCAGTACAGTATTTTCGACagggcaaaggaaagaacgAAAAGAAATATGATTGTAAAGGTGAATGTTACTGACCTTGGTGTAGGCGGGGTCGAGCTCAAGGGCCTTGGTGGCGTCGGCAATCGCGAAGCCATAAGCTTCGAGTTTAATATGCGCCTAGAGCAGTTAGCAAGCTATGCTCCCTCCATATGTTTCTCCTTCGCCTTCGGGgccaaaagaagagcaagtggTAGCAAACAAAAGGTGCCCAAAGCGCAACGTACCTGAGCGCGATTGCTGAAGAACGACGGCTCGCGATCATATTTCGCTATGGCCTGGGTGTAGAAATCCACGGCAGTAGGCCACTCATGTTGACCGAACGCTTTATTGCCCTGCACCTTAAGCGCAGTGGCAGCCTCGAGGTCGGACGACGCCAtcggaggaaggaagggaaggagAGTGAGGGGAGAGGGGTTTTCCGGTAGGAAGGCACGAGAGCGTTTGAAGGAAAACGGTTGATCGTCCACGGGAAGAGAACCTTAAGGCGAAACTCCTTTACTGGCTGAGGGGGTGGGCGAAGAAGCTTCGACGGAAGGAAACAGATTCAAATCGAACGGATAAATGTTCCTGAGGAAAGAATGCGGAATTTCTGCAGGAATCCGGACCCTTGAATCTATTTTCTTATCACTGGCTGGATTACTTTTTTGGAATTGAATCCCGAAGATCCTCCAGTCGCCGGTCTTGGCATTTCCGTTCCGACATCAAATCAATCCATTAACTCAATTAACTCCAATCTCTCTTCATTCCTCTGCCACAAAGCCACTCCGGTTCTTTCGCCTCGCGCCCCCGTCGAACGCCTCTCAGCAACGAGGTCCGTCGTCGCAATTTAATCACTCCCCATACCGAAATCCCACCCATCTCAACCGGCCCAGCACATGTCTTTCTACGTCGCACCCAGCCAGCAGCGCACTCTTCGCGCCTGCATGGTCTGCTCCCTCGTCCAACTGCACAGCGTACGTTCCAATCAGGACCAAGACTGCATaaccaaacaaaaagaacccGCCCCCGATAAACTGACACATTCTTCACAATAGAAATTCATGCGCGAAGGCTGCCCCAACTGCGATAACGTCCTCGGCCTCCGTGGCAACAACGACGCCATCCAAGAATGCACCTCCCAAGTCTTTGAAGGATTGGTTACCCTCCGTGACCCCAACACCAGCTGGGTAGCTCGCTGGCAGCGACTGGACAGTTACGTGCCGGGAACATATGCCGTTAAGGTGACTGGATCGGTAGGTTTTATCTGGATTATGATCCTATGCTATCTCTTGGCCAGATTTGGGACTGACGTGGTGGTTTGTTTACTATGTAGCTCCCCGATGAGATTATTTCGAGCTTGGAGGATTCGGGTGTGAAGTATATTCCTCGCGATGGTAGCACTGGTGAGGAGGAAACCTGATCGGTGTTTTTTTCTGTGGTTCGAGGCGCGCCTTATTACAATTTTTCCCAGGTCTCCTGGCT
This DNA window, taken from Aspergillus flavus chromosome 5, complete sequence, encodes the following:
- a CDS encoding anticodon binding domain of tRNAs-domain-containing protein, with product MPHKQKKTSSNAHKNGSPRAEKKRQFPPDAPSLALPVVAPTNYEEIHRNEIEALRSIYGDDFEEVEHKRSAWQQSSDVVFKLHLRASSNPEVRLDLLVELPTTYPKTYPNLFLENLDDLRQGARSRIDDIIRTKPKSLVGSEMIYEIAVSIQDVLEDVAEAKAQNKDLPSLEEERMEQEAAANQRAELERQEELQKQEAATAEEERALQQLLEDKIRERTKARLLRRKSRTSGIDTGSDIDAGENIPGAISFDPPLVMADSDEGPLVFRAVYGKTLLKSAQGKNTYAVRPVVTENRCHAPLLILKEYSIDETQLSPLAFREKMRSSEDKLEALKRLRHPNLLDFVGFKIYRPLEPASPQDNAWRVYLLLEHANKGSLSEFLDIVGSVPVETLRSWTIQLLEALEFYHRSGFVHGDIHCGRIMILRNQTGGTIVKLQASIENALPDSADSRQSLEASKSPLWLPPESTQGNTSPTMKTDVWDLGIVFLQMGFGKDVLQRYTSANALMGTLGLSAPLQDLLNEFFRTDPKKRPTAFQLQPSEFFRVDAPLVSHSSTSNSISLPRRPRFDSFGGLPAFSRYYQDFDEAGRLGKGGFGMVVKARNKLDGRLYAVKKITQRSAAALKDTLSEIMLLSRLNHPYVVRYYTAWIEEDYDFVDEEAVSSTEGDPFASQGSEGSQDSQGYGYSTGGLDFISSSGYPKIEFGSDSEEENDGTLSSRDNGQTPETYGTGSETGKELSRVRSGSQGRPVSTTLYIQMEYCEKHTLRDLIKNGLYDDVDRTWRLFRQILDGLSHIHGHGIIHRDLKPDNIFIDVANNPRIGDFGLATSGQFTTAVRSSTAADFEGDFTRSLGTTYYVAPEMKSGFTGNYNDKVDMYSLGVIFFEMCYPLGTGMERDQTLRAIREKEHTLPPIFRYSEKALQGKIIESLLSHNPSERPSASELLHSGQIPLQVEEETFRRAIMHLLSDPSSPDYKKILSAIFSQSPKKFEDIAWDMDSRGTPAANELLVQGLVKERLTSIFRRHGSVETTRQMLFPRSQHYNNGAVRLLDSTGNVLQLPFDLTLPNARAIPRQDPSLEKTFAFGTVYRETSHGGEPRTHKEVDFDIVSHNTLDLALKEAEVIKVLDEIIEEFPPLRSASMCFLVNHSDLLQLVLEFCRITPSQIPLVKEVISKLNVGKWTMQKIRSELRSPAIGVASTSLDELARFDFRDSPKQMQKRLRDIMEGTEFAERLTPIFVRINWLMGYLKSFDVKRKVYVNPLGSLNDKFFRGSILFQCVFDNKRRDVFAAGGRYDSLVQEFRPKVLASRPQTHAVGFNLSWDRLSSAMLEYIKGSSKSHLKHHEVEPAAFWKTRRCDVLVASFDSKILRKKGIEVVQDLWANDISAELAVDASSLEELLTKYKDHNHSWIVIVKQDSQERGFKVRCLVPKEEFDLRSSELIPWLRNEIRARNQREGAVDFRQSRLPSQPDPGIDGERSSDVRILVPQHRSKKTNRRNIVENALFRSREVIEDALNGPIAAIDTRDDLLEAIRDTRLSDPESWRTVIQSAPLTERKYLSQVHELLVDLAHENHVNDGADNFSNAFIYNYRTGSCVYYDLGRGK
- a CDS encoding spindle pole body formation-associated protein-domain-containing protein, yielding MLEWITGQNEQFADNSKVLEPPETPAPVFAIRAFKSALFGTPGADDEDQMEREPNPKNLTANQSSRASLSLKPTIGNTSDAPIATKADVDMAVNAMASPTKSILVTPGTASNRRKTVSFGDGVVDNERKRGESPNKSSRTPLTSQWSINSSDGKAKPRSKLTQALMDSRDKSPKESDASQTPQSTEARPVAQSASSTEDDTGDDTINLNEPRSQSGKYWKAEFDSYRTKTTQEIRKLIQYRSAAKAYARKKDEEALRLAEKLKEEEVKVSEMERHVTQLASTMVGENSKADKEQLVQELTKQTALALQYKHRVGLLRKLLEQHGVVNNDVEHIAGSSETTNDTPGDTAEELHKAQQALGEANTKLEEMKREQSEFAKLKDLAQSSEQKASNLEKENATLKQTLARVKQEMTKYEGRRKEKEAKLKQREAKLELRVQEYRERLKSTSQQHREQEEGLRESFNDERRRMQDQIDLLKLKLTTFERLPELRSRTRHSDKGYAGVQVYDFVHDSPQKEQSDETQDIDEPPSPSPRAKDRRSHTTRTVLGELDIKRASKALGLETEDHSEQLAYLDDTPYKPKENHLLEGDGIPPSSPPDYPPLEPPTRRTSRQKYNSESYRSYVPTHSTITSLAHHLATREDSKQIRTERLRARRSPSKYSLDAITGLPQTYHLPDRTKRRQSLASVQRDSIPVDRMLAAQARLKRKQDSRKTRQEGKENMIRA
- a CDS encoding uncharacterized protein (of unknown function DUF89-domain containing protein), with the translated sequence MASSDLEAATALKVQGNKAFGQHEWPTAVDFYTQAIAKYDREPSFFSNRAQAHIKLEAYGFAIADATKALELDPAYTKAYWRRALANTAILNYKDALRDFKVVAKREPNNRDAKVKLADCEKLVRRMEFEKAIEVGDPPSAFEDLDIDAIAVDDSYDGVRLEKEMTQEFIDDMIERFKNGKKIHRKYAFQIVKAVKDIVYAEPTMVEIGVDQGTKLTVCGDTHGQFFDLLEIFRLNGYPSEKHAYLFNGDFVDRGSWSTEIALLLYAYKWLRPNGIFLNRGNHETDDMNKVYGFEGECKAKYNERMFKVFSESFSALPLATLIGNKYLVLHGGLFSDDNTSLDDIRKLDRHNQRQPGQQGLMMEMLWTDPQTEPGRGPSKRGVGLQFGPDVTKRFCEKNGLEAIIRSHEVRMEGYEVEHDGRCITVFSAPKYCDTTENKGAFINVGPELKLDFQVFEAVPHPDIKPMAYAQNSIMSMIGTMICERITMCSQQKMEFDPKTPQYLTSDKSSFALTSALERWPVIITGAIDDLHRTVGDVSDEEKRKEGKGIIEKLAALKYELQHNRQLTPLPDDGQPGIEEYNKELEQRGNPKWHDVAWLYSECYLYRRISAYFALSTHWKGYDVFARQKMSTFKSSRPAVLELAARYKEIAQEAEKGQADGKTPEQVEQAERILFSEMCEICLWGNATDLSLLTSLTYEDIQKLQGSQARKAAEKNILVNDLDAAFEVLNKARKEKKTGERRVDIVLDNSGFELFVDLILAGYLLSAGLATTVVLHPKLIPWFVSDVTPPDFRDLISALADPQSFYTAADESGKEHSPLSDKELSEVNFLFEQWSRLHADGKLVIRPHAFWTSPGSYWRMPNTAKDLFEDLQQSELVLFKGDLNYRKLTSDATWDPTTPFTTAIGPMGPKSGVRVLAFRTCKADVVVGLPAGEDERLRQLPNGGGSEARKWAWSGKWAVVSFSDGKA
- a CDS encoding transcription elongation factor spt4 (transcriptional elongation protein Spt4), with translation MSFYVAPSQQRTLRACMVCSLVQLHSKFMREGCPNCDNVLGLRGNNDAIQECTSQVFEGLVTLRDPNTSWVARWQRLDSYVPGTYAVKVTGSLPDEIISSLEDSGVKYIPRDGSTGEEET